One part of the Xiphophorus maculatus strain JP 163 A chromosome 1, X_maculatus-5.0-male, whole genome shotgun sequence genome encodes these proteins:
- the LOC102219265 gene encoding kelch repeat and BTB domain-containing protein 12-like isoform X3 encodes MRSTLRNLLVLGNSHLQQASMESEVQPSAQEQHGSFLLRQLARMRAAEELTDVVLLAEGISFPCHKVVLSAFSPYFQAMFTCGLKETRGGEVPLRDTAAQSLELLLKYMYSAELPLCNDNIQGVAAAAFLLHVDGAFRLCQNHMEAHMDASNCVGLYYWARDLGATDLADCALKYICQHFTQVCEEEEVLDLDSQRLGTLLGSDDLNISQEELVLELVLRWVERHRNNSPSETQAVELLRRVRLELVDPGFLRKARRRNPVLLRDAECFGMIDAALQTSGLCETSAPPRPPLRYGMETTDLLLCLGGVNTEGVPARRGGLADQSFCFAPHGRKTYYIPSPLRDCGGQGQVTAGAVTRDSSILVAVEAEDQHRRKRLDIYKYSTSEEKIWVKLCSAPYRDMYALGLVGDALYLIGGQMKVRNHYVITDSVNRWSLKRGGSWLSFAPLPLALACHCAVSLKERLYVLGGWTPQDQPDDEPDKLSNRVFRFDPGKDRWTECARMKYSRRYRM; translated from the exons ATGAGATCTACGTTGAGAAACCTCTTGGTTTTAGGAAACAG TCATCTACAACAAGCCTCCATGGAGAGCGAGGTGCAGCCGTCTGCTCAGGAACAGCATGGGTCGTTTCTGCTCAGGCAGCTCGCCAGAATGAGAGCAGCTGAGGAGCTGACTGACGTGGTCCTGCTTGCAGAGGGTATTTCCTTCCCATGCCACAAGGTGGTGCTGTCTGCATTCAGCCCTTACTTCCag GCTATGTTTACATGTGGTCTGAAGGAAACCCGAGGAGGAGAGGTGCCCCTCAGAGACACAGCTGCACAGAGCCTTGAACTGCTGCTGAAGTACATGTATTCTGCTGAACTCCCTCTTTGTAATGACAACATCCAGGGAGTGGCGGCTGCTGCCTTCCTGCTCCATGTGGATGGAGCTTTTAG gcTGTGTCAGAATCACATGGAGGCCCACATGGACGCCTCAAACTGTGTTGGGCTGTACTATTGGGCCAGAGATCTCGGTGCTACTGATCTGGCTGACTGTGCTTTGAAATACATCTGTCAACACTTTACCCAG GTTTGTGAGGAAGAAGAAGTGCTGGACCTTGATTCCCAGCGTCTTGGGACTCTCCTGGGATCGGATGACCTCAACATATCACAGGAGGAACTTGTGCTTGAGTTGGTGCTGCGGTGGGTTGAGAGGCACAGGAACAACTCTCCGAGCGAAACCCAGGCTGTGGAGTTGCTCCGGCGAGTGCGACTAGAGCTGGTGGATCCTGGATTTCTCCGGAAAGCAAGGAGGAGGAACCCG GTACTGCTACGGGATGCAGAGTGCTTTGGGATGATCGATGCTGCCCTGCAGACCTCAGGTCTTTGTGAGACGTCCGCTCCACCTCGTCCACCTCTTCGATATGGCATGGAGACAACAGATTTGCTGCTCTGTTTGGGTGGAGTGAACACCGAGGGTGTGCCAGCGAGACGTGGAGGACTTGCTGaccaaagtttttgttttgcccCCCATGGTAGAAAGACCTACTACATCCCGTCTCCGCTGAGGGACTGTGGCGGTCAGGGCCAGGTCACAGCAGGAGCAGTGACCCGGGACAGCAGCATATTGGTGGCTGTAGAGGCCGAGGATCAACACAGGAGGAAGAGGCTGGATATCTACAA ATACAGTACTTCTGAAGAGAAAATCTGGGTGAAGCTCTGCTCTGCACCCTACAGAGACATGTATGCTTTGGGGTTGGTCGGAGATGCTCTGTACCTCATTGGCGGTCAGATGAAAGTGCGTAATCACTACGTCATAACAGACAGTGTGAACAGATGGTCACTGAAGAGAGGAGGCAGCTGGCTCAGTTTCGCTCCTTTACCACTTGCTTTGGCCTGCCACTGCGCTGTGAGCCTGAAGGAGCGACTCTACGTGCTGGGGGGCTGGACCCCACAG GACCAGCCAGATGATGAGCCTGACAAGCTGAGTAACAGAGTGTTTCGATTTGACCCGGGCAAAGACAGGTGGACAGAGTGTGCCAGGATGAAATACTCCAG GCGGTATAGGATGTGA
- the LOC102219265 gene encoding kelch repeat and BTB domain-containing protein 12-like isoform X1 codes for MRSTLRNLLVLGNSHLQQASMESEVQPSAQEQHGSFLLRQLARMRAAEELTDVVLLAEGISFPCHKVVLSAFSPYFQAMFTCGLKETRGGEVPLRDTAAQSLELLLKYMYSAELPLCNDNIQGVAAAAFLLHVDGAFRLCQNHMEAHMDASNCVGLYYWARDLGATDLADCALKYICQHFTQVCEEEEVLDLDSQRLGTLLGSDDLNISQEELVLELVLRWVERHRNNSPSETQAVELLRRVRLELVDPGFLRKARRRNPVLLRDAECFGMIDAALQTSGLCETSAPPRPPLRYGMETTDLLLCLGGVNTEGVPARRGGLADQSFCFAPHGRKTYYIPSPLRDCGGQGQVTAGAVTRDSSILVAVEAEDQHRRKRLDIYKYSTSEEKIWVKLCSAPYRDMYALGLVGDALYLIGGQMKVRNHYVITDSVNRWSLKRGGSWLSFAPLPLALACHCAVSLKERLYVLGGWTPQDQPDDEPDKLSNRVFRFDPGKDRWTECARMKYSRYRCGTAVLNGEIYILGGIGCDGEDCGQSRRCLSSVEIYNPDADSWRPGPTLPTTLLSLRTNASNIGTVEGKLYLCGYYKGVGRHEIITKEILELDPADYVWTVVERRAAMQDSYDVCLVANLNPRDLLTP; via the exons ATGAGATCTACGTTGAGAAACCTCTTGGTTTTAGGAAACAG TCATCTACAACAAGCCTCCATGGAGAGCGAGGTGCAGCCGTCTGCTCAGGAACAGCATGGGTCGTTTCTGCTCAGGCAGCTCGCCAGAATGAGAGCAGCTGAGGAGCTGACTGACGTGGTCCTGCTTGCAGAGGGTATTTCCTTCCCATGCCACAAGGTGGTGCTGTCTGCATTCAGCCCTTACTTCCag GCTATGTTTACATGTGGTCTGAAGGAAACCCGAGGAGGAGAGGTGCCCCTCAGAGACACAGCTGCACAGAGCCTTGAACTGCTGCTGAAGTACATGTATTCTGCTGAACTCCCTCTTTGTAATGACAACATCCAGGGAGTGGCGGCTGCTGCCTTCCTGCTCCATGTGGATGGAGCTTTTAG gcTGTGTCAGAATCACATGGAGGCCCACATGGACGCCTCAAACTGTGTTGGGCTGTACTATTGGGCCAGAGATCTCGGTGCTACTGATCTGGCTGACTGTGCTTTGAAATACATCTGTCAACACTTTACCCAG GTTTGTGAGGAAGAAGAAGTGCTGGACCTTGATTCCCAGCGTCTTGGGACTCTCCTGGGATCGGATGACCTCAACATATCACAGGAGGAACTTGTGCTTGAGTTGGTGCTGCGGTGGGTTGAGAGGCACAGGAACAACTCTCCGAGCGAAACCCAGGCTGTGGAGTTGCTCCGGCGAGTGCGACTAGAGCTGGTGGATCCTGGATTTCTCCGGAAAGCAAGGAGGAGGAACCCG GTACTGCTACGGGATGCAGAGTGCTTTGGGATGATCGATGCTGCCCTGCAGACCTCAGGTCTTTGTGAGACGTCCGCTCCACCTCGTCCACCTCTTCGATATGGCATGGAGACAACAGATTTGCTGCTCTGTTTGGGTGGAGTGAACACCGAGGGTGTGCCAGCGAGACGTGGAGGACTTGCTGaccaaagtttttgttttgcccCCCATGGTAGAAAGACCTACTACATCCCGTCTCCGCTGAGGGACTGTGGCGGTCAGGGCCAGGTCACAGCAGGAGCAGTGACCCGGGACAGCAGCATATTGGTGGCTGTAGAGGCCGAGGATCAACACAGGAGGAAGAGGCTGGATATCTACAA ATACAGTACTTCTGAAGAGAAAATCTGGGTGAAGCTCTGCTCTGCACCCTACAGAGACATGTATGCTTTGGGGTTGGTCGGAGATGCTCTGTACCTCATTGGCGGTCAGATGAAAGTGCGTAATCACTACGTCATAACAGACAGTGTGAACAGATGGTCACTGAAGAGAGGAGGCAGCTGGCTCAGTTTCGCTCCTTTACCACTTGCTTTGGCCTGCCACTGCGCTGTGAGCCTGAAGGAGCGACTCTACGTGCTGGGGGGCTGGACCCCACAG GACCAGCCAGATGATGAGCCTGACAAGCTGAGTAACAGAGTGTTTCGATTTGACCCGGGCAAAGACAGGTGGACAGAGTGTGCCAGGATGAAATACTCCAGGTACCGCTGCGGTACAGCTGTACTCAACGGAGAAATCTACATATTAG GCGGTATAGGATGTGATGGTGAGGATTGTGGACAATCTCGGCGCTGTCTGAGCTCTGTAGAAATTTACAACCCAGATGCAGACAGCTGGAGGCCCGGTCCAACACTCCCCACAACCCTGCTTTCTCTTCGTACCAACGCCTCCAACATAGGAACGGTAGAAGGAAAGCTCTACCTCTGTGGATACTACAAAGGGGTTG GTCGTCATGAGATCATCACCAAGGAGATTTTGGAGTTAGACCCTGCAGACTATGTATGGACGGTTGTGGAGAGACGAGCAGCGATGCAAGACAGCTATGATGTTTGTCTGGTGGCTAACCTCAATCCTCGGGACCTCCTGACACCCTGA
- the LOC102219265 gene encoding kelch repeat and BTB domain-containing protein 12-like isoform X2, translated as MRSTLRNLLVLGNSHLQQASMESEVQPSAQEQHGSFLLRQLARMRAAEELTDVVLLAEGISFPCHKVVLSAFSPYFQETRGGEVPLRDTAAQSLELLLKYMYSAELPLCNDNIQGVAAAAFLLHVDGAFRLCQNHMEAHMDASNCVGLYYWARDLGATDLADCALKYICQHFTQVCEEEEVLDLDSQRLGTLLGSDDLNISQEELVLELVLRWVERHRNNSPSETQAVELLRRVRLELVDPGFLRKARRRNPVLLRDAECFGMIDAALQTSGLCETSAPPRPPLRYGMETTDLLLCLGGVNTEGVPARRGGLADQSFCFAPHGRKTYYIPSPLRDCGGQGQVTAGAVTRDSSILVAVEAEDQHRRKRLDIYKYSTSEEKIWVKLCSAPYRDMYALGLVGDALYLIGGQMKVRNHYVITDSVNRWSLKRGGSWLSFAPLPLALACHCAVSLKERLYVLGGWTPQDQPDDEPDKLSNRVFRFDPGKDRWTECARMKYSRYRCGTAVLNGEIYILGGIGCDGEDCGQSRRCLSSVEIYNPDADSWRPGPTLPTTLLSLRTNASNIGTVEGKLYLCGYYKGVGRHEIITKEILELDPADYVWTVVERRAAMQDSYDVCLVANLNPRDLLTP; from the exons ATGAGATCTACGTTGAGAAACCTCTTGGTTTTAGGAAACAG TCATCTACAACAAGCCTCCATGGAGAGCGAGGTGCAGCCGTCTGCTCAGGAACAGCATGGGTCGTTTCTGCTCAGGCAGCTCGCCAGAATGAGAGCAGCTGAGGAGCTGACTGACGTGGTCCTGCTTGCAGAGGGTATTTCCTTCCCATGCCACAAGGTGGTGCTGTCTGCATTCAGCCCTTACTTCCag GAAACCCGAGGAGGAGAGGTGCCCCTCAGAGACACAGCTGCACAGAGCCTTGAACTGCTGCTGAAGTACATGTATTCTGCTGAACTCCCTCTTTGTAATGACAACATCCAGGGAGTGGCGGCTGCTGCCTTCCTGCTCCATGTGGATGGAGCTTTTAG gcTGTGTCAGAATCACATGGAGGCCCACATGGACGCCTCAAACTGTGTTGGGCTGTACTATTGGGCCAGAGATCTCGGTGCTACTGATCTGGCTGACTGTGCTTTGAAATACATCTGTCAACACTTTACCCAG GTTTGTGAGGAAGAAGAAGTGCTGGACCTTGATTCCCAGCGTCTTGGGACTCTCCTGGGATCGGATGACCTCAACATATCACAGGAGGAACTTGTGCTTGAGTTGGTGCTGCGGTGGGTTGAGAGGCACAGGAACAACTCTCCGAGCGAAACCCAGGCTGTGGAGTTGCTCCGGCGAGTGCGACTAGAGCTGGTGGATCCTGGATTTCTCCGGAAAGCAAGGAGGAGGAACCCG GTACTGCTACGGGATGCAGAGTGCTTTGGGATGATCGATGCTGCCCTGCAGACCTCAGGTCTTTGTGAGACGTCCGCTCCACCTCGTCCACCTCTTCGATATGGCATGGAGACAACAGATTTGCTGCTCTGTTTGGGTGGAGTGAACACCGAGGGTGTGCCAGCGAGACGTGGAGGACTTGCTGaccaaagtttttgttttgcccCCCATGGTAGAAAGACCTACTACATCCCGTCTCCGCTGAGGGACTGTGGCGGTCAGGGCCAGGTCACAGCAGGAGCAGTGACCCGGGACAGCAGCATATTGGTGGCTGTAGAGGCCGAGGATCAACACAGGAGGAAGAGGCTGGATATCTACAA ATACAGTACTTCTGAAGAGAAAATCTGGGTGAAGCTCTGCTCTGCACCCTACAGAGACATGTATGCTTTGGGGTTGGTCGGAGATGCTCTGTACCTCATTGGCGGTCAGATGAAAGTGCGTAATCACTACGTCATAACAGACAGTGTGAACAGATGGTCACTGAAGAGAGGAGGCAGCTGGCTCAGTTTCGCTCCTTTACCACTTGCTTTGGCCTGCCACTGCGCTGTGAGCCTGAAGGAGCGACTCTACGTGCTGGGGGGCTGGACCCCACAG GACCAGCCAGATGATGAGCCTGACAAGCTGAGTAACAGAGTGTTTCGATTTGACCCGGGCAAAGACAGGTGGACAGAGTGTGCCAGGATGAAATACTCCAGGTACCGCTGCGGTACAGCTGTACTCAACGGAGAAATCTACATATTAG GCGGTATAGGATGTGATGGTGAGGATTGTGGACAATCTCGGCGCTGTCTGAGCTCTGTAGAAATTTACAACCCAGATGCAGACAGCTGGAGGCCCGGTCCAACACTCCCCACAACCCTGCTTTCTCTTCGTACCAACGCCTCCAACATAGGAACGGTAGAAGGAAAGCTCTACCTCTGTGGATACTACAAAGGGGTTG GTCGTCATGAGATCATCACCAAGGAGATTTTGGAGTTAGACCCTGCAGACTATGTATGGACGGTTGTGGAGAGACGAGCAGCGATGCAAGACAGCTATGATGTTTGTCTGGTGGCTAACCTCAATCCTCGGGACCTCCTGACACCCTGA